Within Sorghum bicolor cultivar BTx623 chromosome 2, Sorghum_bicolor_NCBIv3, whole genome shotgun sequence, the genomic segment AGATGAATAGAGCCCCCCGGGTATTCCCAGTCAAGCTACATACTTCGTTTGTTTGGTAGACTTGTAGTATCTATTGATCCTGGTTTTatatatagagaagatgatgttTGTTTGTCTAGAAATatcacatggcccacatctcagCCTCTTCCACCGGAACACTTGCACCCGCACTTTAACAGCCTTGGAGAACGAGGCAGTCGTGCCTGCCAGAAACAACCCTTCCTTTTTGTTTCTGCGTGGCCAGGCTCCAGGCTGCTTTAAAGCCCGTGCACCCAGGCCCACGATGTCTCCAGGCTAACAAACATGCGCAGCTGCAGCATGTAGCTTGCACCGCAGACCTTCCACATAGGCAAAATCCAGAGCTATTCAGACATGAACAGAATGTCAAAGATcttccacataagcaaaatggtATGACGGACGACGCATCTACAGGAAGAAAAGGAATTAAGGAAGAGCTAAGAAGTATAATGTTTAAAGCACACGCATCATCAGTAATTCACAAACTAAGGATCTACTAGCTAAGAAGGGTAGTACGAGtggtatatatacacacaccatGCATGATGACTCGTCACATTTCCACCcgggatgatagcaaggaagacgaGGTCACTATCGCGGGCAGGTTCAACGAATCTAACGAGAAAATTAACACCTAGCTAGCAGTAGGCTAGCTTATGCCGTGTTAATTGGGAGGAGGACACGAACTTTGGTTGACTTTGATTGATACGGCCAGCTAGCTAGCTGTACGTCGTAGCCTGTGTACGAGCCTGGTTGGTCGTCCCCGGCCGGCCGGTAACCAAGGGCGGTGGAGTAGTAGGCTACTGTCGCCGGAAGACGTGCTCCTCGCCGGTACGGTGGTTGACGTGGCGGATCCACCGTCCACGGCCGCCACCGCTGGGCCTCCTGCTGTGCTGCGTCGTCGGCAGCAGGCTGGGCCCCTTGCCGACCCCGACGTGCAGCACctcgacgccgccggcgccgaTGGGGAGGTAGGCGGCGCGCACGACCCTGGTCCCGGCCGCCAGCATCCCCCAccacggcggcgcggcggcggcgcgacgccggacgccgccgccgccgtggcgcACGACGACGACCATGCCCCTGGGCCCTGGCCTCGCCGCCCTCAGCACGACCGCCGCGTCCCGCCGCCGCGCGTCGAGCACCAGCAGGTCCACGCCCTCCAGCCGCGCCATGGCCGcctcggtggcggcggcggcggagaaggacgacgaggaggagccggagccggagccggagccggagttGGTGGTGGCCTCGTCTTCAGTTGGAGGCGCAGGCGCGTCGTCAACGACGTCGAGGCGGGCGTAGCGTCCGCCCGTGcgtcgcgcggcggcggcgagcgcgaGGCTGGTGGTGGTAGACGTGGATGAGGCGGAGTCCGGAGCGTCGACGATGAGCCGGGCGTTCcagccgccggccatggcggcgaggagctcggcgagCTCGGGCGAGG encodes:
- the LOC8084286 gene encoding uncharacterized protein LOC8084286, which produces MKLVWCPDTASKAYIDGVRAIANVDSADASPELAELLAAMAGGWNARLIVDAPDSASSTSTTTSLALAAAARRTGGRYARLDVVDDAPAPPTEDEATTNSGSGSGSGSSSSSFSAAAATEAAMARLEGVDLLVLDARRRDAAVVLRAARPGPRGMVVVVRHGGGGVRRRAAAAPPWWGMLAAGTRVVRAAYLPIGAGGVEVLHVGVGKGPSLLPTTQHSRRPSGGGRGRWIRHVNHRTGEEHVFRRQ